From a region of the Fischerella sp. JS2 genome:
- a CDS encoding HlyD family efflux transporter periplasmic adaptor subunit: MPHPYTNSSSALADERDEKQSYSQAQEFTTVKEQTKDWHYATEELLDALPKIWTRGVLYVLLGFTALALPWSVLAKVDETGDARGRIEPQGSTQKLDALVSGSVKAVKVKEGDTVQAGQILLELDSNILQTELQEAQEKLTGLLNQRLHFDVIKNQLQLALSVQKQQNQSQALEKLSQVNQAKQDLEAKQSLYNLQKLEKLALLNQAQQQINTSHNDLKSAEGRLSIDSRIVDRFSKLLQDGAVSITQIDQLKKEQQESKQLYQKAQSDVKQAKLRLAEEQSRYQATINQLESEIKQAKLRLQQEQSNYQSLLQAGKLAILKNQQQLKDLQTQITTLESQIAQGRSQITSLRLQLQQRIVRSPINGTIFELPVSKPGAVVQLGQRVAQIAPKNTPFIIKAQMPSQHSGFLKVGMPVKIKFDAYPFQEYGIAQGKVTWISPDSKVSQTPQGQQESFELNIALDQQYLQNGNQRIPLTAGQTATAEVIIRQRRVIDFVLYPFQRLQKDGLKL, from the coding sequence ATGCCACATCCATACACTAATTCCTCATCTGCACTGGCCGATGAACGGGATGAGAAGCAAAGCTACTCACAAGCCCAGGAATTTACGACCGTTAAAGAGCAGACTAAAGATTGGCATTATGCTACGGAAGAACTGCTAGATGCCTTACCCAAAATTTGGACTCGTGGTGTTCTGTATGTACTGTTAGGTTTTACTGCTCTTGCCTTACCTTGGTCAGTACTTGCCAAAGTAGATGAGACTGGTGATGCTAGAGGACGTATAGAACCTCAAGGTTCAACGCAGAAATTAGATGCCTTGGTAAGTGGCAGTGTGAAGGCTGTCAAGGTCAAGGAAGGTGATACTGTCCAAGCTGGGCAGATTCTGCTGGAACTTGACTCTAATATTTTGCAAACCGAACTCCAAGAAGCTCAAGAAAAACTAACTGGATTGCTCAATCAACGGTTGCACTTTGATGTCATCAAAAACCAACTCCAGTTGGCACTGAGTGTTCAGAAGCAACAAAACCAATCTCAAGCTTTAGAAAAACTATCCCAAGTGAACCAGGCTAAACAAGACCTGGAAGCAAAACAGAGTCTTTATAACCTACAAAAGTTAGAAAAACTGGCATTACTCAACCAAGCACAACAACAAATTAACACAAGTCACAATGATCTGAAATCGGCTGAAGGACGTTTGAGTATAGATTCCAGAATTGTTGATCGCTTTAGTAAGTTGTTGCAGGATGGTGCAGTTTCCATAACTCAAATTGACCAACTTAAAAAAGAGCAACAGGAAAGTAAGCAACTATATCAAAAGGCTCAATCTGATGTAAAACAAGCCAAATTGCGCTTAGCGGAAGAACAGAGTCGTTATCAAGCAACTATAAATCAGTTAGAGTCGGAGATTAAGCAAGCAAAACTCAGGTTACAACAGGAGCAAAGCAATTATCAAAGCTTATTGCAAGCTGGTAAATTGGCAATTCTCAAAAATCAGCAACAACTCAAAGACCTGCAAACACAAATCACTACCTTAGAATCTCAAATTGCTCAAGGCAGAAGTCAGATCACATCTTTAAGGTTACAGTTACAGCAACGAATAGTGCGATCGCCTATTAATGGCACAATTTTTGAATTGCCAGTCAGCAAGCCAGGGGCGGTAGTACAACTTGGTCAAAGAGTAGCCCAAATTGCACCCAAAAATACGCCTTTCATAATTAAAGCCCAGATGCCTAGCCAGCACAGTGGCTTTTTGAAGGTGGGAATGCCAGTCAAAATCAAGTTTGATGCTTATCCTTTCCAAGAGTATGGCATTGCCCAAGGTAAAGTGACTTGGATATCTCCCGACTCAAAAGTTAGTCAAACACCTCAAGGTCAACAAGAAAGCTTTGAGTTAAATATTGCTTTAGATCAGCAGTATCTCCAAAATGGCAACCAACGTATTCCGTTAACTGCTGGTCAGACAGCAACCGCAGAAGTCATTATTCGTCAACGGCGTGTGATTGATTTTGTCTTATATCCATTCCAGCGACTGCAAAAAGATGGTTTGAAGCTTTAG
- a CDS encoding peptidylprolyl isomerase, which produces MLKHLTITCSDIIHDIKLSCQFPEVVEAIASQKIITEAAKEAGIQIEKAELQQQGDKLRLEKKLIKAKDTWAWLKKHHLSLDEFEELIYNQVLSNKLANHFFSTHVEKLFYQNQLEYVAAATYEVIVEDRDLALELFFEIEEGEISFSDIARQYIQEPELRRAGGYQGVRRRREFRPEIAAAVFAATPPQILKPITTPKGVYLIWVEEIIQPQLDDELRQQIISELFSDWLKQKINSMDIVIELDKDINMQSQNEVPKQA; this is translated from the coding sequence ATGCTTAAGCATCTGACCATTACTTGTTCAGACATTATTCATGACATCAAACTTTCGTGCCAATTTCCTGAGGTTGTGGAGGCGATCGCATCTCAAAAAATCATTACTGAAGCAGCTAAGGAAGCTGGTATTCAAATCGAGAAAGCAGAACTACAACAACAAGGAGATAAACTGCGTTTAGAGAAGAAACTCATCAAAGCAAAAGATACTTGGGCATGGCTCAAAAAACATCATCTCTCTTTAGATGAATTTGAAGAATTAATTTACAATCAAGTTCTCTCCAACAAGTTAGCCAATCATTTCTTTTCGACTCATGTCGAAAAGTTATTTTACCAAAATCAATTAGAATACGTTGCTGCTGCCACTTATGAAGTCATCGTTGAAGATAGAGACTTGGCTTTAGAACTATTTTTTGAGATAGAAGAAGGCGAAATCAGTTTTTCTGATATCGCTCGTCAGTATATTCAAGAACCAGAATTACGTCGTGCTGGTGGATATCAGGGAGTTCGACGTCGCCGCGAATTTCGTCCAGAAATTGCAGCTGCTGTGTTTGCAGCAACTCCACCTCAAATTCTTAAACCAATTACAACTCCTAAGGGAGTGTATTTAATTTGGGTTGAAGAAATTATTCAACCCCAATTAGATGATGAATTACGCCAGCAAATCATTTCGGAATTATTTTCTGATTGGCTAAAACAAAAAATCAATAGCATGGATATTGTGATTGAGTTAGACAAAGATATAAATATGCAATCACAAAACGAAGTACCAAAACAAGCTTAA